A window of the Bombina bombina isolate aBomBom1 chromosome 3, aBomBom1.pri, whole genome shotgun sequence genome harbors these coding sequences:
- the MYCBP gene encoding C-Myc-binding protein — translation MANYKAADSKREQFRRYLEKAGVLDTLTKVLVALYEEPEKPNNALDFLKLHMGAAGPETPDVEALRLELAELKQKYEAVLEENKELKTKLAQLEPPPDEKRPE, via the exons ATGGCAAACTACAAG GCTGCTGATTCCAAAAGGGAACAATTTAGAAGATACTTGGAGAAGGCAGGAGTGCTTGATACACTCACAAAAG TCTTGGTGGCGCTATATGAAGAGCCAGAGAAACCGAACAATGCATTGGA CTTCTTAAAACTGCATATGGGAGCTGCTGGCCCAGAAACTCCAGATGTTGAAGCTCTTCGCTTAGAGTTGGCAGAACTGAAACAGAAATACGAAGCTGTCTTAGAAGAGAACAAAGAACTGAAAACAAAG CTTGCACAACTTGAACCACCTCCAGATGAGAAGCGTCCAGAATAA